A part of Candidatus Electrothrix aestuarii genomic DNA contains:
- a CDS encoding response regulator has translation MKNVLIVDDEPDLLLTVQAGFENNPHFQLMTAGNGREALDLLENNIVDLVVTDLRMPQMDGIELLAAMSQSFPEIPSIVMTAFGTSKMEQQLKKAGTLNLLEKPLDIETLEQAITTALDFYQTQEGGPNLDIFLQLVAMEKKTVHLKVFNKKEEHGSFFFRKGYLIDAEQGEQTGDEAVLEMLEWNRIKLSMKEFCPVTRENDEQSQLTPLLFGMPYHKEQYGEVHPLDQVRQEFTRLQKKK, from the coding sequence ATGAAAAACGTTTTAATAGTCGATGATGAACCAGACCTTCTCCTCACTGTCCAGGCAGGATTTGAAAATAATCCGCATTTCCAGCTGATGACTGCTGGAAACGGCAGAGAGGCTCTTGATCTGCTCGAAAATAATATTGTTGACTTAGTGGTAACAGACCTCAGGATGCCGCAGATGGACGGGATAGAGCTCCTGGCAGCCATGAGCCAATCCTTTCCTGAAATTCCCAGCATTGTCATGACTGCCTTTGGGACATCAAAAATGGAACAGCAGTTAAAAAAGGCGGGCACCCTCAATCTTCTGGAAAAACCTTTAGATATCGAAACACTTGAGCAGGCAATTACCACAGCTTTAGATTTCTATCAAACGCAGGAAGGAGGTCCCAACCTGGATATCTTTCTTCAGCTGGTCGCAATGGAGAAAAAAACCGTTCATCTCAAGGTATTTAATAAGAAGGAGGAACACGGGAGTTTCTTTTTCCGTAAAGGTTACCTCATTGATGCGGAGCAAGGCGAGCAAACTGGAGACGAGGCTGTACTGGAAATGCTGGAATGGAACAGAATCAAACTCAGCATGAAAGAATTCTGCCCAGTCACCAGAGAAAACGATGAGCAATCCCAACTTACGCCTCTCCTCTTTGGCATGCCCTATCATAAAGAACAATATGGTGAGGTTCATCCCTTGGACCAAGTCCGGCAGGAATTTACCCGCCTCCAGAAAAAGAAATAG
- a CDS encoding response regulator, translating into MKQQVLIVDDEPELLLSISYGFEKNDRFQITTAHNGREALDILSRNPMDLVVTDLRMPVMDGVELLAAMTETFPKVPNIVMTAFGTPVMEQQLKKAGTMEVLEKPLDIDALEQAINRALDLHEHRNDGLAGITLSNFLQIVAMEQKTAALKVAHPNGKVGFLFFADGKLIDAQYDHLIAEEAAFEMLTWENVCLSMKKLSPPLPEPKIQSELMSLLLEAAHRKDTVKEEKPLDLVKQEFIRIQQQKKKQQQPTGEKKMAGIKELLKEMAGEMDGVLAIQVTGMDGITIALHNPTGTDVEAFSAKFAMVMKLVEKSVDSLQGMGDFEENLVQSQNAWILTRFITPQYYVGIAVSRDGTLGNVRLVAQRYLDQLRKSL; encoded by the coding sequence ATGAAACAACAAGTACTCATTGTTGACGATGAGCCGGAACTGCTCTTAAGCATCAGTTACGGCTTTGAAAAAAACGACCGTTTCCAGATAACCACGGCCCATAATGGCAGAGAGGCCCTGGATATCCTGTCAAGAAATCCAATGGATCTTGTAGTTACCGACCTGAGGATGCCTGTTATGGATGGCGTCGAACTGCTGGCAGCCATGACAGAAACCTTTCCCAAGGTTCCCAATATCGTCATGACCGCCTTTGGGACACCCGTCATGGAACAACAGCTGAAAAAAGCCGGAACTATGGAGGTCCTTGAAAAACCTCTGGATATTGATGCCTTGGAACAGGCCATCAATAGAGCCCTAGATCTTCATGAGCATCGGAATGACGGGCTTGCAGGTATTACCCTGTCTAATTTCCTGCAAATTGTCGCTATGGAACAAAAAACAGCGGCATTAAAGGTGGCCCATCCCAACGGCAAGGTAGGTTTTCTTTTTTTTGCAGACGGCAAGCTCATTGATGCGCAGTATGATCATCTTATTGCTGAAGAAGCGGCTTTTGAGATGCTGACCTGGGAGAATGTTTGTCTCAGCATGAAAAAACTCTCTCCCCCTCTGCCGGAGCCCAAAATCCAGTCCGAGCTGATGTCGCTTCTTCTTGAGGCCGCACACCGTAAGGATACAGTCAAAGAAGAAAAGCCACTGGATTTGGTCAAACAGGAATTTATTCGTATACAACAACAGAAAAAGAAGCAACAACAACCTACAGGAGAAAAAAAAATGGCCGGAATCAAAGAGCTACTTAAAGAAATGGCTGGCGAAATGGACGGCGTCCTTGCAATTCAAGTAACAGGTATGGACGGTATCACAATTGCCCTGCATAATCCGACCGGAACAGATGTTGAGGCATTTTCAGCCAAATTTGCTATGGTCATGAAACTCGTTGAAAAATCTGTTGACTCTCTGCAGGGAATGGGTGATTTTGAAGAAAATCTGGTGCAATCACAAAACGCCTGGATACTTACCAGATTTATCACTCCTCAATACTATGTTGGCATCGCTGTGAGCAGAGATGGCACCCTGGGGAATGTCCGGCTGGTTGCTCAACGGTATCTTGACCAACTTCGCAAATCATTATAA
- a CDS encoding response regulator produces MKIEKACILLIDDDPLILAILRYILEHEQYKVLDAQNGQRGLQLAEEEQPNLILLDINLPDITGFNVCKQLKMNGKTSGIPIIFLTATGVEGNEYRGFEEGAVDFLRKPVNKAQLCARVNNALDMQAARLKLEQQAFDLERANVLLKDTLAVQQRTSRNLLQRDHILSAVNYVAKSFLKTDNWEEIIKKVLKYLGENVDSEHVYLKTFEPQVAQRRHYTWYKTNNTITCSSIDLLAMWKTPGDLLSEEPITGPDSHVPSFLWGEFENNNIRTYLILPIYVYKQLWGCIGFDCSLAGRSWDAPLVEAMKTSSDIIGTAIQRTFESRERSRLAAAINEFADCVLMADKGGTIFYANPASTQVTGYRPEELTGLKLAQIQCDEHRRFNCHDVLNMVVEGAEWHGEIKNRHKDGTFYDESIAVIPVKGKADRVNSFCVIKRDQTEKKRLESIAEAANLMDNVGFVFSGIRHELGNPLNSLKMAISVLQRQLDGLSLERIREFLDRSMGEIKRMEYLLYSLKNFNVLEEQELDLVDLAAFLENFKRVHEKDLLTNDVKIELFIEAKACSLLDERALHQVFLNLLTNSVNALKNTLSPCISVYLLRKDAQFVQIVFQDNGCGISEQTRKQLFKPFFTTRAKGTGLGLTIVKKMLTSMNCTVSVEGRVGKGTKILITLPTEHCLPLHDEEKK; encoded by the coding sequence ATGAAAATTGAAAAGGCCTGTATACTTCTGATTGACGATGATCCACTGATCCTTGCAATTTTACGATATATTTTAGAGCATGAGCAGTATAAGGTGTTGGATGCACAAAACGGTCAAAGAGGCTTGCAGCTTGCCGAAGAGGAGCAACCAAACCTTATTCTGCTTGATATTAATTTGCCTGATATCACTGGGTTTAACGTCTGTAAGCAGCTGAAGATGAATGGAAAGACCAGTGGCATCCCGATTATTTTTCTTACAGCTACCGGGGTTGAGGGAAATGAGTATCGAGGCTTTGAAGAAGGAGCTGTGGATTTCCTGCGCAAGCCGGTCAATAAGGCCCAGCTTTGTGCCCGGGTCAATAATGCCTTAGACATGCAGGCTGCCCGGCTGAAACTGGAGCAACAGGCCTTTGACCTGGAGCGGGCAAATGTCTTGCTCAAAGATACTCTGGCGGTTCAGCAGCGTACCAGTCGTAATTTATTGCAGCGCGATCATATTCTCAGTGCTGTGAATTATGTGGCAAAGTCTTTTTTGAAAACAGATAATTGGGAAGAGATTATCAAGAAGGTGCTCAAATATTTGGGCGAAAATGTCGACAGCGAGCACGTCTACCTGAAGACCTTCGAACCACAGGTAGCCCAACGGCGCCATTATACCTGGTATAAAACCAATAACACCATCACCTGCTCCAGTATCGACCTGCTGGCTATGTGGAAGACACCAGGGGATTTGTTGTCTGAGGAGCCCATAACCGGGCCAGACTCCCATGTTCCTTCCTTTCTGTGGGGAGAATTTGAGAATAATAATATTCGTACCTATCTTATTCTGCCTATCTATGTCTATAAACAGCTCTGGGGCTGTATCGGCTTTGATTGCAGCCTTGCCGGGCGTTCCTGGGATGCCCCCCTTGTTGAGGCCATGAAAACCTCTTCTGATATAATTGGCACTGCTATCCAGAGAACTTTTGAGTCCCGGGAAAGGAGCCGATTGGCTGCTGCGATTAATGAATTTGCTGATTGTGTGCTGATGGCGGATAAGGGAGGGACTATATTTTATGCCAATCCCGCCAGTACACAGGTTACCGGATATCGACCTGAAGAGTTGACCGGGTTAAAACTAGCCCAGATCCAATGTGATGAGCACAGACGTTTTAACTGTCATGATGTACTGAATATGGTGGTGGAAGGGGCGGAATGGCACGGTGAGATAAAAAATCGACATAAGGACGGGACATTTTACGATGAATCTATTGCTGTTATCCCTGTGAAGGGAAAGGCTGATAGGGTGAATAGCTTTTGCGTGATCAAGCGTGATCAGACAGAAAAAAAACGGCTGGAATCCATTGCTGAGGCTGCGAACCTCATGGATAATGTCGGTTTTGTTTTTTCCGGGATCAGGCATGAGCTGGGTAATCCACTGAACTCCTTAAAAATGGCAATCAGCGTTTTGCAGAGGCAATTGGATGGTCTTTCTCTGGAGAGAATCAGAGAGTTTCTGGATCGTTCCATGGGGGAGATTAAAAGAATGGAGTATCTGCTCTATTCGTTGAAGAATTTTAACGTCCTGGAAGAACAAGAGCTTGACCTGGTCGATCTTGCTGCTTTTCTGGAAAATTTTAAGCGGGTTCATGAAAAGGATCTGCTGACAAACGACGTAAAAATAGAGCTCTTTATAGAGGCAAAGGCCTGTAGCTTGTTGGATGAACGAGCCTTGCATCAGGTCTTTCTCAATTTATTGACCAACTCCGTCAATGCCCTGAAGAATACTTTGTCTCCTTGTATCTCTGTCTATCTTCTCCGAAAAGACGCGCAATTTGTTCAGATTGTCTTTCAGGATAACGGTTGCGGGATTTCTGAACAAACCAGGAAACAGCTTTTTAAGCCTTTTTTTACCACCCGGGCCAAGGGGACTGGACTGGGGCTTACCATTGTTAAAAAAATGCTGACATCGATGAACTGCACAGTGAGCGTAGAAGGGAGAGTGGGAAAAGGTACCAAAATTCTCATTACCCTGCCCACAGAGCATTGCCTGCCTCTACATGATGAAGAAAAAAAATAA
- a CDS encoding transposase, whose protein sequence is MHNKNIKRIVQKELKKNYPNWNRLNRKTKKEISRKVLAQVAGEYDFKQEISASSDELLGVEQQVQTKGIISLDQMADIVNESKNNNIMKLCGKSRFAKYIKDEELRFIDQLLDNEIINRLLAYEGYSPAMRDLFPHNMFRAELLKTIKYPEISYRKFCDKEYLGLDRKQNRAFIGLSLREKAIIDHTQLSKFRHSLTFVQQINITVYILHHFLQSGMLGDHILHGVDSTELANECKIPLASLNINGQNIRIYSDLDSDCGKRRNKRDKSVYVVGYRLHTLTAIDTETGHSFPIISLLAPANHHDSHFLSLLVDVAQAMGVEVKLVTADTAYHDNDGSLHDKKVYT, encoded by the coding sequence ATGCATAATAAAAATATCAAACGTATCGTACAAAAAGAGCTCAAGAAAAACTATCCCAATTGGAACCGTCTGAATCGAAAAACCAAAAAAGAAATCTCTCGAAAAGTTCTTGCGCAGGTCGCAGGCGAGTATGATTTTAAACAGGAGATTTCAGCCTCGTCGGATGAGCTGCTCGGCGTGGAGCAACAGGTTCAGACAAAAGGCATTATCAGCCTTGACCAGATGGCTGATATTGTCAATGAATCAAAAAATAACAATATCATGAAGCTTTGCGGAAAAAGTCGTTTCGCCAAATATATCAAAGATGAAGAACTCCGGTTTATCGACCAGCTGCTTGACAACGAAATTATCAATCGCCTGTTAGCTTATGAGGGCTATAGTCCTGCTATGCGGGACTTATTTCCTCACAACATGTTTCGTGCCGAACTGCTCAAGACGATCAAGTATCCAGAAATAAGCTACCGAAAATTCTGTGATAAAGAATACCTCGGCCTTGACCGCAAACAGAACCGCGCCTTTATCGGATTGTCATTGCGTGAAAAAGCAATTATTGACCATACTCAGCTCAGCAAATTCCGTCATTCCCTTACATTTGTCCAACAAATTAATATTACGGTGTATATTTTGCACCATTTTTTGCAGTCCGGGATGCTTGGTGACCATATTCTGCACGGAGTGGACTCTACCGAACTGGCCAATGAATGTAAAATCCCCTTGGCTTCACTAAATATCAATGGCCAAAACATACGTATTTACAGTGATCTCGATAGCGACTGTGGAAAACGACGCAACAAGCGTGACAAATCTGTATACGTAGTCGGCTATCGTCTGCATACGTTAACCGCGATTGATACTGAAACCGGTCATAGTTTTCCGATTATCTCCCTGCTTGCACCGGCAAATCACCATGACAGCCATTTTCTTTCGCTTTTGGTTGATGTGGCGCAGGCTATGGGCGTTGAGGTGAAACTGGTCACCGCCGATACTGCCTATCATGACAATGACGGATCATTGCACGACAAAAAGGTATATACGTGA